Within the Flavobacterium sp. N502536 genome, the region TGATTAAACGACGGGTGGATGTGCATCTTTGTCCCGCTGTTCCAACGGCACCAAAAACGGCACCAATCACAGTCATTTTAATATCGGCATCAGGTGTTACAATAATCGCATTGTTACCGCCTAATTCCAGTAATGATCTTCCCAAACGTCCTGCAACTACCTGCGCTACGATTTTCCCCATACGGGTAGAACCGGTAGCCGAAATTAAAGGAATACGATTATCGTTGGTTAGCAACTCTCCTATCTTATAATCACCATTAATTAAACCTGAAATACCTTCCGGTAAATTATTTTCTTTGATGACTTCACTTATAATATTCTGACAGGCAATCGCACAGATAGGTGTTTTTTCTGAAGGTTTCCAAACACAAACGTCTCCACAAATCCAGGCCAGTGCAGTATTCCATGCCCAGACAGCCACCGGAAAATTGAAAGCTGAAATAATTCCTACCACTCCCAAAGAATGATATTGCTCGTACATACGATGACCCGGACGCTCTGAATGCATTGTTAATCCATGCAACTGACGTGAAAGACCTACTGCAAAATCGCAGATATCAATCATTTCCTGCACTTCGCCATAACCTTCCTGCAACGACTTCCCCATTTCGTAAGAAACCAGTTTTCCTAATGCCTCTTTATGCACGCGTAACTTTTCCCCAAACTGACGTACGATTTCTCCTCGTTGTGGCGCCGGCATCAGCCTGAACTGTTTAAAAGCAGTTGTTGCTGCCTCCATAACCTTCTCATAATCTGCAGCGGTTGATGTTTTAACTTTTGCTATCAATTGTCCATCTACAGGAGAATAGCTCTCCAGAATTTCTCCGCCTGAAAAATGATTCAATCCGGTTGAAGTTCCCTCATTTATATCTTTTATGCCCAGTTGGCTTAAAGCTTCTTTTATTCCGAATTGTAATTCTGTTACTGCCATTACGACTTTTTTAATATTGATTATCCAACTTTTTAGTACTAGAAACATAGAAGAGTAATAGGTTCAAAAACTACCCTCTTTTACACTATTAATACATCATTAAAAAGTTGATTGTAATAAAGATGATTGTACTTACTTCAGGTAATTATTTAGCTTCCTGCAACTTTACATCCGTGCTCTCGAATATCTTATCGGCAGATGATGCCACAAACCCCTGGTACAATTCTCCGTTGGCCATTGGGTAACGAAGTGCAAACTCGTAATAACAAGAAGGAATTTCTACAGCACCTTCTTCAAAATCGACTACATACAAATCAGCCAGTGTACTGGATTGTTCCAATAATTGCTCTGGAGTACCTTTGATTTTTCCACCTGATGCGTTCAGTTTCCATCCGCTCTCTTCCAGGAAAGTATTAAGTTCTTCTAAGGTTGTAAATCCTTTTAAAGCATTGGTACTGATGGTAAAGTGATTGGCTCTGAATCCGTATACATACATCCACGCAGCATACTCCGATTCCTCCAGTAACGATTTGTACACGGCCTGTGAATTTCCTTTCCACACAGAACCACTTAAAACTAACTCGGGATTATTAAATAAATTCGAATCACAGCTGTTCAGAATATCCTGTACAGTTGCCTGCAATTCAGGGGAGCATTTTTCTAATTCTAACTCCGAAATAAAAATTCGTGGAGCATCTTTATCTGTAGTATGTTCGTAATGCTTAGCAAACAATTTTTTACTTTCAAAATTATACTCTCCTCTTGCTTCATATCCAACATTCAAAAAAGGTTTTTCCAAAACCTCAATATTTACACGTTTATCATTGAAGGTACGTATAGCAATATGATCATTTTTTATCTCTTCTCCTCTTTCTTCGAGTAATTCATGTATTTTTTTTGCAGATGGGGTAATATTAGCATATTGCTCCCATAATTTCATAAGTAATTGATTTTTATCCATTTCAGTTTTGTTAAAATAGTGTGATTATGACACAAATTTATATATAATAGTGTTATTATAACACCATAGACTTACGTTTATTTAAAATTCGACACTTCGTGCGGTTTTTTTTGTAATTTTGACATTTATAAAACCTGTTTTAACTAAAGAATTGTCAAAATAATAGAAATCACTAAACTTCCCCCTGCCATGCCAAGTATCAAGAAGAATGAAAATACTGACTATTTAGACCGCGAAATCATACAAATGTTAAGCAAAAATGGAAGAATCTCTTTTTCAGATTTAGCCAAAGAATTAAACATATCCAATTCATTGGTTCATTTAAGAGTCAGAAAGTTACAGGAATCGGGAGTGATTACTGGTTTTTCGGTAAAGCTAAACCCGAAAGAAATTGGTTTTGAGACGACTACGTATACCGGAATTGTAACCAAAGAAGCACGTTTTTCCTACTCGATTGCCGAAAAATTAAAAGAAATACCGGAGGTTGTAGAGTGCCATTGGGTTTCCGGAAAGTATGCTTTATTCATAAAGATTGTTGCCATCAATAACGAAGAACTTCGTAAAATTTTATACGAACAAATTCATCAGATTGAAGGTGTTGGAAGTACAGATTCGTTTTTCTCTTTTGGCTCGGCATTTGAGAAGAATCTTCCGGTTTAATTCGATTTTGGTTCAATCGGAAGGTGTAGTAGTTTCCTCTTTTTTTGTTTGTGAAGAGGGATAATGCGGTTTTCTTGATATTCTAAACTTATATGTGCCGTTCTTATGGAACTTCTTTGGCCAACGGATTAAAATCCGTTGTTACAGAATGGATCGTTTCTACGAAACTTAATATCCATATACTAAATTTATACGGGACGTTCTTATGGAACTTCTTTGGCATGTTGCTCTATTACCAACGGATTAAAATCCGTCGTTACAAAATTGGTCGTTTCTACGAAACTATAGTAACTTAATTATGCAATTAGATATACTACTCTATGAACAACTGCTTAAAATCCAGTGTTACAAGATTTATTATTTCTCAGAAACTATTCTGGCTTGTTTTTAACAACCAGATCCTCAGCAGGGCTTCTTCCTAAAAATTTAAAGTACTCTTTCGAGAAATGGTCTATTCTGGTAAAATTCAGGTCGTAACCTAACTGAACAACAGAGCTGTAAGAGCCGCTGCAAAGTAATTTATGAGCTAGTACTATTTTTTCTCTTTTAAAAAAATCATTTGGTGTAACTCCTTCTATCTCCTTAAAAAGTCTTTTATATTTACTTGCCGACATACTGGCGATTTCCGACAGCTTCAAAATTCCCGGAAACTTGTTTTTTAGATTTTTGACCAGAAATTTTTTAGAAATATCTAAGGCTTCCAGGTCAATCTTTTTGATTCCCTGAGACAGAGGGACAACATCCGAATAGCGATGAATAAAGTTTCCCAATAATTTTAAAGCGAGCCCTTTTAGATAAAAATTAAAATGCTCGTCTAAAACTGTTTTTCGCATTACCGAATCAATCAGTATTCTGCTGTTACTGTCAATTAAATCTTGAAAATACAGGTCTTTTCTATCGAATCTGTCGTTGTTTTTTGAGGACGGATTCTGGTCTGTTGTTTTTATGAATAAAGGATGTAGTAGTTTTTGATCTACTATCAAACGTATCGTAAATATTCTTTTTCCGGCTGGATGTTCGCATGTATTTCCGATCGTATTTTTCCAGACAAATAGCCCCAGATTGACCTTAGACCCTACCTGATAACTAATATCACGAATCTGAATCATATTGACTTCTTCACTAAGATCAAAATTTATAATGTATAAATCATCCTTATTTGCCAAATGCTGTACTCGTACAGGCGCTGATAATACAAAATCCAGTAATAAAGCAGACATACCCGGAATGACCTCAACAAAAAAGGAGTATCCTTTTCCGATAGTATCCGGTAAAACCAAAATTTTATCGTTTTCTAAAGTTACTTCTAATTTTGCCGCCAGCTCTTTATACCATAAGGATGATAATCCGTTACAATATTTAAGTTCTTTCATGATAATTGTTGTGTAAATACTCTCGGTGACATATTATACCTTTTTTTAAAAGCTGATCCAAAATACGCAGCATTGCAAAAACCAAACTTCTCTGAAATTTCAGTTACTGTTAACTGCTGTTCTTCCAGAAGTTCTTTTGCTCTGTAAAGCTTAGTATTCATATAATAAGATTGCGGACTTGTTTTTAGTACTTTTTTGAAAACATACTTAAATTTAGAAGGAGACATATTCACCTGATCACAAAGCACATCAATTCCCGGAAAAGCTCCTTTTAAATTTTGACTCAGCATTTTTTCGGTGTCTTTTATTTTCATTAAATCATACTCACTAATTTCCGAATTAGTAGTTTTAGTTGTGGACATAGGATCCAAAAGTTCTGAGATAAGCAAATAAGCTGTAGCGATCAAATCCAGATCAAAACAACTGCTTCCAACTTCTTTGCGTCGTAAATCTGTAAGATAGGTAAGGCTTTCAGAACTCATTCTGCCAAATTTTGCCAAAACAGTATGATCAGATTGAAAAAGATTGTGCAGTATTTTATCTTTTTTATTAAAGGAGTAAAACAAATCTTTTCTAACAAACAGGTACAAAGCAAATCTTCGACTTCCACTTTTACTGATACGTTCTATTTCTAATGTACCATCGATAACGGCAAGATTATATCCTCCTTTTTTAAGAACTTTAGAATTATTCTCAGAAGAAAACTTAATTTCACCCTCCTCTGTCAAATCATAATAAATGCCTACAAAGTCCTTCTTTTTACTTTTCTGAACCATCAGCAGGTCAGTTTTGTATTCAATATCGAGATATAGTGCCGATATTCCTTCTCCGCAATCTAAAAAATAGCGGCTGCCTGTATGTACTTCTGGCGAAGCTGCAATAAAATTGCCTTCTACTTTTCCTCCGAGTTCTTTGGCCACAGGCTCAGCCCAATCCAAACCAGATTCATAATGACAGATAATTTTTTCCATAAAAGAATAAATATTATAGATAGCTACGTATTCAAATCTAAATTGTTAAGACATTCCGTAAAGCTTTACGGATCGAAACCGTCAATTTACAGCGCCAAGTCGATACAAAGTCCTAACTCTAATCTCATTTCTGCTTTGACTTTGGTACAATCAAAAAGATAAACACCTTTCATCCTCTTCAGCTTTGATTTCATTGTCTGGTCTAAATAAGATGCTATAATCGGTACACCTCTTTTATGCAACCGCATCAGATCGGTTATCTCATTATCACTATACAACATGAAAATAACTACATCATATCCTTCTAACGAGTTGTCGAAATGAGTAATATCTTTATAAGAGTCAAATACAAAATCATCTCTGAATTCATATTTTAAGAACCTGGCAAAATACCTTTGACTGTCAAACACCAAACCTTTTTTCTTTTCCATAATCAATAACTTTACATTTCTAATCCTTCTGATAATGCGCCTTTTTCTACTTATCTTATGCTACAATTTCAAGATTTGAACTTTCCGAATAAAATAATAATTATCACTATCAACTTATAAAACTAACTTTCAACACCTTAGCTTTAAACACAAATTTAATAACAAGTTAAACCACCCACTTTCCATTTGTAATAACGAGTAGTAATGAAGAAATAACTGGTAAATTGAATGTAAAAACCGAATTGTTTTGAAGGAAAAAACACCAGTATTGTTCTTAAAAAACAACTTAGAAAGCTGGCAAATACTTTACTTTTATCTGTTTTTCA harbors:
- a CDS encoding aldehyde dehydrogenase family protein, giving the protein MAVTELQFGIKEALSQLGIKDINEGTSTGLNHFSGGEILESYSPVDGQLIAKVKTSTAADYEKVMEAATTAFKQFRLMPAPQRGEIVRQFGEKLRVHKEALGKLVSYEMGKSLQEGYGEVQEMIDICDFAVGLSRQLHGLTMHSERPGHRMYEQYHSLGVVGIISAFNFPVAVWAWNTALAWICGDVCVWKPSEKTPICAIACQNIISEVIKENNLPEGISGLINGDYKIGELLTNDNRIPLISATGSTRMGKIVAQVVAGRLGRSLLELGGNNAIIVTPDADIKMTVIGAVFGAVGTAGQRCTSTRRLIIHESIYDKVKDAIVAAYKQLRIGNPLDENNHVGPLIDTQAVEMYQQALDKVVAEGGKILVEGGVLSGSGYESGCYVKPAIAEAENSFEIVQHETFAPVLYLLKYSGTVENAIAIQNGVGQGLSSAIMTNNLREAELFLSVTGSDCGIANVNIGTSGAEIGGAFGGEKETGGGRESGSDAWKVYMRRQTNTINYTTSLPLAQGIKFDL
- a CDS encoding helix-turn-helix domain-containing protein, with protein sequence MKELKYCNGLSSLWYKELAAKLEVTLENDKILVLPDTIGKGYSFFVEVIPGMSALLLDFVLSAPVRVQHLANKDDLYIINFDLSEEVNMIQIRDISYQVGSKVNLGLFVWKNTIGNTCEHPAGKRIFTIRLIVDQKLLHPLFIKTTDQNPSSKNNDRFDRKDLYFQDLIDSNSRILIDSVMRKTVLDEHFNFYLKGLALKLLGNFIHRYSDVVPLSQGIKKIDLEALDISKKFLVKNLKNKFPGILKLSEIASMSASKYKRLFKEIEGVTPNDFFKREKIVLAHKLLCSGSYSSVVQLGYDLNFTRIDHFSKEYFKFLGRSPAEDLVVKNKPE
- a CDS encoding helix-turn-helix domain-containing protein yields the protein MEKIICHYESGLDWAEPVAKELGGKVEGNFIAASPEVHTGSRYFLDCGEGISALYLDIEYKTDLLMVQKSKKKDFVGIYYDLTEEGEIKFSSENNSKVLKKGGYNLAVIDGTLEIERISKSGSRRFALYLFVRKDLFYSFNKKDKILHNLFQSDHTVLAKFGRMSSESLTYLTDLRRKEVGSSCFDLDLIATAYLLISELLDPMSTTKTTNSEISEYDLMKIKDTEKMLSQNLKGAFPGIDVLCDQVNMSPSKFKYVFKKVLKTSPQSYYMNTKLYRAKELLEEQQLTVTEISEKFGFCNAAYFGSAFKKRYNMSPRVFTQQLS
- a CDS encoding Lrp/AsnC family transcriptional regulator; translated protein: MPSIKKNENTDYLDREIIQMLSKNGRISFSDLAKELNISNSLVHLRVRKLQESGVITGFSVKLNPKEIGFETTTYTGIVTKEARFSYSIAEKLKEIPEVVECHWVSGKYALFIKIVAINNEELRKILYEQIHQIEGVGSTDSFFSFGSAFEKNLPV
- a CDS encoding DUF1338 domain-containing protein; its protein translation is MKLWEQYANITPSAKKIHELLEERGEEIKNDHIAIRTFNDKRVNIEVLEKPFLNVGYEARGEYNFESKKLFAKHYEHTTDKDAPRIFISELELEKCSPELQATVQDILNSCDSNLFNNPELVLSGSVWKGNSQAVYKSLLEESEYAAWMYVYGFRANHFTISTNALKGFTTLEELNTFLEESGWKLNASGGKIKGTPEQLLEQSSTLADLYVVDFEEGAVEIPSCYYEFALRYPMANGELYQGFVASSADKIFESTDVKLQEAK